Proteins from a single region of Argopecten irradians isolate NY chromosome 7, Ai_NY, whole genome shotgun sequence:
- the LOC138327023 gene encoding coiled-coil domain-containing protein 158-like isoform X9 → MLNDYPMSKHVPVQSSMIPSSPSKTGFSTLPSTELFSARRPAYEYGPPSHLEKALKDSQEQVTDLRRRLQEFTPSEEFVQIQYPRLARLQQTMQQYYQEANEQSELQKRQFRSNIEELKGKLHETVSNREAVLDLRLKESANQEAMLAKMQSQVQQLTEKCRAQEEALSNAGRQMDDNTRDKYLLDTSVNQIRQILVDAERKRGRPFFDADPVTKQAPGMLVHTLERCLQEMSADITQKSQKIHELEKEILSLKHNISHDKDTLLREQQDKISAMTSEHEKQMQAASERANNARKQTVTLQSQLAMMEGQFEQQMKMKDVMILDLEQKIRHLKEEFAEDRNKWQQKKESLDESLEKTHKDVSAMRKERDDAIRNMSSLEGKIEEHQNTAARLQAEVHLEKQRCSQMSDKETMMRTRQTELETKLEEKQRDVERLEKMLELIRHECNAQVNEKISYAERQERERHLDQISSLTSQLSSMTEKCNRNTLDLEMTRSECANLKKQLRETSEKFESTKIQQESLSVEKNHVSNMLSDKRSEMERVSQEKDYYSNLLEQKTEELTQVRTQKDRLAIQLEEKEKNLLMLQQQSTNFTQFMETNSLAHDNLREEKDNLMKIISDQKATLEEIRNSRENMSKKMKIREKRIKELEEGKKKSIDEVQLRIEELGILQQEKDTLYKELKESRYEVANLTEEKDSVKHNLELQKSDLEKALARAQSKCKAMEQEFRLAHRTLKSRESADHQAVKVADKMQKEVTLKRSEIDSLKTKVRWLEDKLDSLSRERNSLEGDKDRLKISLNKSLTHNQQVTAELEVSQGQVMELRTQVNRLEVSLEKLKRSTIPDRKSVQVMVTENPLTKKANTKTATTQAQLEQFEQELTCLKLKHQLDMQEAIQKTTQRKGQSQKELPSTYPIPVYYPQDDVNFDKGGKANQFTDRQIPTRDTDDYRGELKTLLHEMRTLISEKKDRNNHARPAVHRRYNSTQLPVQTNLPKGHYRLYSSSETEEYHSDNELERTLNRSRSRSKFDYSGMSSMKGSRSRSLSPVHQYQRRHSLDTTAVTRSPQSYISRSPELMRKSGSSRPYSNDLDQDNESLAHHDAEIKPGSTRLVSNTQDLCKRLEERIESLSKMGGSLQKENKEMADLMKQQGKKIRKAKDTSKKIRKAVR, encoded by the exons ATGTTAAATGATTATCCCATGTCTAAACATGTTCCTGTCCAGTCCTCCATGATTCCCAGCAGTCCGTCTAAAACGGGATTCTCTACTCTCCCCTCAACCGAACTCTTCTCTGCGAGGAGGCCAGCATATGAATATGGACCACC ATCCCACTTGGAGAAGGCCTTGAAGGACTCACAGGAGCAGGTTACCGACCTGCGACGGAGGCTACAGGAG tttacACCTTCAGAGGAATTTGTACAAATCCAATATCCACGACTAGCTCGACTCCAACAAACTATGCAGCAATATTATCAAGAG GCCAATGAACAATCAGAATTACAAAAAAGACAATTCCGTAGTAATATAGAGGAGTTAAAGGGGAAATTACATGAAACAGTGAGCAACAGAGAGGCTGTCCTTGATCTGAG ACTAAAGGAATCAGCCAATCAGGAGGCTATGTTGGCTAAGATGCAGAGTCAGGTACAGCAGTTGACAGAGAAATGTAGGGCCCAGGAGGAG GCTCTAAGTAATGCTGGTAGACAGATGGACGATAACACCAGAGACAAATATTTGTTAGACACCTCTGTCAACCAGATCAGACAGATCCTCGTGGATGCGGAGAGGAAGCGTGGCCGTCCATTCTTTGATGCTGACCCCGTCACCAAACAGGCCCCGGGCATGCTTGTTCATACTCTGGAGAGGTGTCTACAGGAGATGAGTGCCGATATCACACAGAAATCACAGAAAATACACGAG CTGGAGAAGGAAATTCTGTCCCTGAAACATAACATAAGCCATGACAAGGATACCCTACTCCGTGAACAGCAAGACAA AATATCAGCAATGACCTCTGAACATGAAAAGCAGATGCAGGCGGCATCAGAGCGCGCGAATAACGCCAGGAAACAGACTGTGACACTGCAGTCTCAGCTAGCCATGATGGA GGGTCAGTTTGAGCAGCAGATGAAGATGAAAGATGTGATGATACTCGACCTAGAACAGAAAATCCGACATCTGAAGGAAGAATTCGCCGAGGATAGGAACAAATGGCAGCAGAAA AAAGAATCATTGGACGAATCTCTGGAGAAGACTCATAAGGATGTCAGTGCTATGAGGAAGGAAAGAGATGATGCCATTCGTAACATGTCATCTCTGGAGGGCAAGATTGAGGAACACCAG AACACAGCAGCCCGCCTACAGGCCGAGGTACACCTGGAGAAACAGCGCTGTAGTCAGATGTCAGACAAGGAGACGATGATGAGGACACGACAGACCGAGCTGGAGACCAAACTGGAGGAGAAACAGAGAGATGTCGAACGACTAGAGAAAATGTTAGAGCTCATCAGACACGAGTGTAATGCTCAGGTCAATGAAAAG ATATCCTATGCGGAGCGACAGGAGAGAGAACGTCATTTGGACCAGATCAGCAGTCTCACGTCACAGCTGAGTAGTATGACAGAGAAGTGCAATAGAAATACATTAGATCTGGAAATGACCAGGTCCGAGTGTGCTAACCTCAAAAAACAATTACGGGAAACCTCTGAAAAGTTCGAGTCCACGAAAATCCAGCAAGAATCTTTATCAGTGGAGAAAAATCATGTATCAAACATGCTTAGTGATAAAAGGTCTGAGATGGAGCGTGTGTCACAAGAGAAAGACTATTATTCTAATCTCCTAGAGCAGAAAACGGAGGAATTAACACAGGTTAGGACTCAAAAAGACAGGTTAGCCATTCAGTTAGAGGAGAAAGAGAAAAATCTGTTAATGTTACAACAACAATCCACAAACTTTACTCAATTCATGGAGACTAATTCTCTAGCTCATGACAATCTCAGGGAAGAAAAGGACAATCTAATGAAAATTATCTCAGACCAAAAGGCTACACTGGAAGAAATTAGAAATTCACGTGAAAATATgtcaaagaaaatgaaaatacgaGAAAAGCGAATCAAAGAACTAGAGGAAGGGAAGAAGAAGTCAATAGACGAGGTGCAGCTACGTATAGAGGAGTTAGGTATCCTACAGCAGGAGAAGGACACACTGTATAAGGAACTGAAGGAGAGTCGATACGAGGTGGCTAATCTCACAGAGGAAAAGGATTCCGTCAAACACAACCTAGAGTTACAGAAGTCTGACCTAGAGAAGGCTTTGGCTAGGGCACAATCAAAATGTAAAG CGATGGAACAAGAATTCCGACTGGCACATAGAACTCTCAAGTCACGTGAGTCAGCTGATCACCAAG CTGTGAAGGTAGCAGATAAGATGCAGAAGGAGGTGACGCTGAAAAGGAGCGAGATTGACTCACTAAAGACCAAGGTCCGATGGCTGGAGGACAAACTGGACTCTCTCTCACGG GAGCGTAACAGTTTGGAAGGTGACAAGGACAGACTGAAAATTTCCCTTAACAAATCCCTGACTCACAACCAGCAGGTCACGGCAGAGCTAGAAGTGTCGCAGGGTCAGGTCATGGAACTGCGGACACAGGTCAACCGACTCGAGGTCTCACTTGAAAAG TTGAAACGCTCCACCATTCCGGACAGGAAGAGTGTTCAGGTTATGGTGACAGAAAACCCATTGACTAAAAAG GCTAACACCAAGACTGCCACTACTCAAGCACAACTAGAACAGTTTGAACAGGAACTCACTTGTCTCAAGCTTAAACACCAACTGGATATGCAG GAAGCTATCCAAAAGACAACTCAGAGAAAAGGACAAAGTCAGAAGGAGTTACCTTCTACCTACCCTATACCTGTGTATTACCCGCAAGACGATGTCAACTTTGACAAGGGAGGGAAGGCTAATCAATTCACAGACAGACAAATACCTACTAGG GATACAGATGACTATAGAGGTGAACTAAAGACGCTCCTCCATGAGATGAGGACGCTGATATCAGAGAAAAAAGATAGGAATAACCATGCCCGTCCGGCTGTACATCGTCGTTATAACTCTACCCAGCTACCTGTTCAGACTAACCTACCTAAGGGTCATTACAG GTTGTATTCCTCCTCAGAGACAGAGGAGTACCATTCTGATAATGAATTAGAAAGGACCCTcaacaggtcaaggtcacggTCAAAATTTGATTACTCAGGAATGTCCTCAATGAAAG gatcaaggtcaaggtcactgtcaCCTGTCCATCAGTATCAGAGACGACATAGCCTCGACACTACTGCAGTCACAAGATCACCCCAAAGTTATATCTCAAGGTCACCAGAGTTGATGAGGAAGTCGGGATCGTCACGACCCTACAGTAATG ACCTTGACCAGGATAATGAGTCTTTGGCTCACCATGACGCCGAGATTAAACCAG
- the LOC138326725 gene encoding uncharacterized protein, with product MESYNSLETNSLEGQVAVLAPDQTTCPIHKGIKLKWLCESCSEPICARCIGDVHKSHSIVQLSDVTPRNKEKILSYINDTEQNFIVSIESEIIDTQAELDHLIQHFRDVKTDVENQKEKLKENVDIFISQTLASKLKQVEDENATLLKNYRTELEKKRDQFKEKVTLCKESVQAGTDLQVYNTVIELYIPRKTVPEKPVLKPTNFSSNIIIDRVLDQALAKVTPSNSSSQPETQTNPGSPDKAQTNTGPLEDLLRVSKTNTKLKVLSEWQTPCDVNCICPFIDGGVWVCQDKSSTLTYLTNQGVVQQEVQSVSDIRDMCVAPTTHNLWVCTDDNVMELTANTLTQRFTVGDEIFSICVTRDDSILIGTKQKVTKYTTMGKVTTAIADTIIRRSYVCSPHRISQCPVTENIAVADKGWPNKNGEDEPFVILFDRNLVKLHTYGRPEHISDPLPFDPVDLAYSCLGHLVVADNLSLYLLSASGKYLRVLHTDKDNVSDVAVDEDGLVWAVFKNKISHITKIKRLQNTGL from the coding sequence ATGGAAAGTTATAACTCGTTAGAGACCAACTCGTTAGAAGGACAAGTCGCTGTACTGGCCCCCGATCAGACTACCTGTCCAATCCACAAAGGTATCAAACTAAAATGGTTATGTGAATCCTGCAGTGAACCAATATGTGCCAGGTGTATTGGAGACGTACACAAGTCACATTCCATCGTCCAGCTCAGTGATGTAACACCTCGAAACAAGGAGAAGATACTAAGCTATATCAACGATACTGAGCAGAACTTTATTGTCAGCATTGAAAGCGAAATCATAGATACTCAGGCTGAGCTAGACCACCTAATCCAACATTTTAGGGATGTTAAAACTGATGTTGAGAATCAGAAAGAGAAACtgaaagaaaatgttgataTCTTTATCTCTCAAACTCTTGCATCCAAACTGAAACAAGTTGAAGATGAAAATGCAACACTTCTGAAGAACTACAGAACAGAGTTGGAGAAGAAGCGAGACCAGTTCAAAGAAAAAGTTACACTGTGTAAAGAATCAGTCCAAGCTGGTACAGATTTACAGGTGTATAACACTGTTATAGAACTTTACATTCCGAGGAAAACTGTACCAGAGAAACCTGTTCTTAAGCCGACCAACTTCAGCTCTAACATAATCATTGATAGAGTACTGGATCAGGCATTAGCAAAAGTGACACCTTCAAATTCCTCATCACAACCAGAGACACAAACCAATCCCGGATCACCAGACAAGGCACAAACCAATACTGGACCACTAGAGGATCTCCTGCGAGTATCTAAGACTAATACAAAGCTGAAGGTTTTGTCTGAATGGCAAACCCCCTGTGATGTTAACTGTATTTGTCCATTCATTGATGGTGGGGTGTGGGTATGTCAGGACAAGAGCAGCACATTAACCTATCTGACAAACCAGGGAGTGGTACAACAGGAGGTACAGAGTGTGTCAGACATCAGGGATATGTGTGTAGcaccaacaacacacaacctgTGGGTCTGTACAGACGACAATGTAATGGAGTTAACAGCCAACACCCTCACACAAAGATTCACAGTCGGTGATGAAATCTTCTCCATTTGTGTTACAAGGGATGACAGCATCCTGATTGGAACTAAACAAAAAGTCACTAAATACACTACAATGGGAAAGGTCACCACCGCTATCGCAGACACTATAATAAGGCGATCCTATGTGTGTTCACCACACAGGATATCCCAATGCCCAGTCACAGAGAATATTGCTGTAGCTGACAAGGGCTGGCCAAACAAAAATGGGGAAGACGAGCCGTTCGTTATCCTCTTTGACAGAAACCTTGTGAAACTACATACATATGGACGCCCTGAACATATAAGTGACCCTCTACCCTTTGACCCTGTCGACCTAGCATACAGTTGCCTTGGACACCTGGTCGTCGCAGACAACCTTAGCCTTTACCTATTAAGTGCTAGCGGCAAATACCTCCGGGTCCTCCACACTGACAAGGATAACGTCAGCGATGTGGCCGTGGATGAGGACGGGTTAGTGTGGGCAGTATTTAAGAATAAGATCAGCCACATCACTAAAATCAAAAGACTTCAGAACACAGGTTTGTGA